Proteins co-encoded in one Deltaproteobacteria bacterium genomic window:
- a CDS encoding hydroxyacid dehydrogenase, producing MKKVVLSHRLYEAGMKILEGKVAVRITDTGNPQEMLPELIDADGLILRIGSIDRETMEAAKNLKVIGRPGVGVDDVDLTAATELGIPVVIAPGANTRSVAEHALTLILALSKDLQNSDRKTKSGDFQVRNSYKAFEVSGKILGLVGCGHIGQELAKLCSALGMRVLVYDPFIPAETLERQRYGHAKDLEPLLQSADVISLHVPLTDKTRNMIGRKELGLMKPSAVLINCARGGVIDETALVEALQGCRIHGAGLDVFASEPLQAGNPWAGLDNVIVTPHMAGLTREAAGGVSVMAAEGVLAVLDGQKWPQVANKEVYNHPKWKDR from the coding sequence ATGAAAAAGGTGGTGTTATCCCATCGGCTTTATGAAGCCGGCATGAAGATCCTCGAGGGCAAGGTTGCTGTCAGGATCACCGACACAGGCAATCCGCAGGAAATGCTTCCCGAACTGATTGACGCCGACGGGCTGATCCTTCGCATCGGATCCATCGACAGAGAGACGATGGAGGCAGCCAAAAATCTCAAGGTCATCGGACGTCCAGGCGTCGGGGTGGATGACGTCGACCTGACGGCGGCCACTGAACTGGGCATTCCGGTAGTCATCGCCCCCGGGGCCAATACGCGCTCCGTGGCCGAACACGCACTGACCCTCATCCTGGCCCTATCCAAGGACCTGCAGAACAGCGACCGGAAAACCAAAAGCGGCGACTTCCAGGTGCGCAACAGCTATAAGGCCTTTGAAGTATCGGGGAAGATCCTCGGACTGGTCGGCTGCGGCCATATCGGACAGGAACTGGCCAAACTCTGTTCGGCCCTGGGGATGAGGGTGCTGGTTTATGACCCGTTCATCCCGGCCGAAACCCTTGAGCGGCAGAGGTATGGACATGCCAAGGACCTGGAGCCTCTCCTGCAGAGCGCCGATGTCATCTCCCTGCACGTTCCCCTGACCGATAAAACCCGGAACATGATCGGCCGGAAGGAATTGGGCCTGATGAAACCATCGGCCGTCCTGATTAACTGCGCCCGGGGTGGCGTCATCGATGAAACGGCCCTGGTGGAAGCCCTCCAGGGGTGCCGGATACACGGAGCCGGACTGGATGTCTTCGCCTCCGAACCGCTCCAGGCCGGCAATCCCTGGGCCGGATTAGACAACGTGATCGTCACCCCCCACATGGCCGGGCTTACCCGGGAGGCAGCCGGAGGGGTGTCCGTCATGGCGGCCGAAGGGGTGCTGGCCGTCCTGGACGGCCAAAAGTGGCCCCAGGTAGCCAATAAGGAAGTCTACAATCATCCCAAATGGAAAGACCGGTGA